From Leopardus geoffroyi isolate Oge1 chromosome B4, O.geoffroyi_Oge1_pat1.0, whole genome shotgun sequence, a single genomic window includes:
- the AQP6 gene encoding aquaporin-6: MLLGQLWRAISKELFAEFLATGLYVFFGVGSSLPWPSARPTMLQTAITFNLVTAVAVQVTWKASGAHINPAVTLAFLVSSQISLPRAVAYVAAQLTGAIVGASVLYAVIPGDIQETLGINMVQSNVSTGQAVAVELVLTLQLVLCVFASTNNRQASGSPAIVIGISVALGHLIGIYFTGCSMNPARSFGPAIVVGKFTVHWIFWVGPLTGAVLASLIYNFILFPDTRTMAQRLVILMGTEEVEKMTGVEPEKKESQCSSGDTEMGNACQVV, translated from the exons ATGCTGCTGGGCCAGCTCTGGAGAGCTATCAGCAAGGAGCTGTTTGCTGAGTTCCTGGCCACAGGGCTGTACGTGTTCTTCGGTGTGGGCTCCAGTCTGCCCTGGCCCTCGGCGCGTCCCACCATGCTACAGACCGCCATCACCTTCAACCTGGTCACGGCCGTGGCTGTGCAGGTCACCTGGAAGGCCAGTGGGGCCCACATCAACCCTGCTGTGACGCTGGCCTTCCTCGTGAGCTCCCAAATCTCCCTGCCCCGTGCCGTGGCCTATGTGGCTGCTCAGCTGACGGGGGCCATTGTGGGGGCCTCAGTGCTTTATGCAGTCATACCAGGAGACATCCAAGAGACCCTTGGGATTAACATG GTCCAGAGCAACGTCTCAACTGGCCAGGCCGTGGCAGTGGAGCTGGTTCTGACCCTGCAGTTGGTGCTCTGTGTTTTTGCTTCCACCAACAACCGTCAAGCATCGGGCTCCCCAGCTATCGTGATTGGGATCTCTGTGGCATTGGGCCATCTCATTGGG ATCTACTTCACTGGCTGCTCCATGAACCCGGCCCGCTCCTTCGGCCCCGCCATCGTCGTTGGGAAGTTCACGGTCCACTGG ATCTTCTGGGTGGGACCCCTGACAGGAGCTGTCCTGGCTTCGCTGATCTACAACTTTATCCTGTTCCCTGACACCAGAACCATGGCCCAGCGACTGGTCATCCTCATGGGCACTGAAGAAGTGGAGAAAATGACAGGGGTGGAGCCCGAGAAGAAAGAATCCCAGTGCAGTTCAGGGGATACTGAAATGGGGAATGCATGTCAGGTGGTATAG
- the LOC123590310 gene encoding aquaporin-5, producing the protein MRGSPATRPVYTAAWVTWPGRVRCGPGGGAGAGPGARRARGSGEPAVAARFPPCAPRCAPGVGAAHCSPARAPPPRGARPLYSAPLPGPCQAASHAVGAAERAASGSQPPAPCAAAPTGVPRRGRRRQAPAATMKKEVCSVAFLKAVFAEFLATLIFVFFGLGSALKWPSALPSILQISLAFGLAIGTLAQALGPVSGGHINPAITLALLVGNQISLLRAVFYVVAQLVGAIAGAGILYGLAPINARGNLAINALNNNTTQGQAMVVELILTFQLALCVFSSTDSRRTSPVGSPALSIGLSVTLGHLVGIYFTGCSMNPARSFGPAVVMKRFSPAHWVFWVGPIVGAILAAILYFYLLFPNSLSLSERVAVVKGTYEPEEDWEEQREERKKTMELTAR; encoded by the exons ATGCGCGGGTCCCCCGCCACCCGGCCGGTCTACACGGCCGCCTGGGTCACGTGGCCCGGGCGGGTCCGCTGCGGCCCCGGCGGGGGGGCGGGCGCCGGGCCGGGGGCTCGCCGGGCCCGGGGCAGCGGCGAGCCGGCGGTGGCCGCCAGGTTCCCTCCCTGCGCGCCGCGCTGCGCCCCGGGCGTGGGAGCCGCCCACTGCTCCCCCGCGCGCGCCCCCCCGCCGCGGGGCGCCCGCCCTCTATATAGCGCGCCCCTGCCGGGTCCGTGCCAGGCCGCTAGCCACGCAGTGGGCGCCGCAGAGCGCGCCGCGTCCGGgagccagccccccgccccctgcgccGCAGCCCCGACGGGCGTcccccgccgcggccgccgccgccaggCCCCGGCGGCCACCATGAAGAAAGAGGTGTGCTCCGTGGCCTTCCTCAAGGCCGTGTTCGCGGAGTTCCTGGCCACCCTCATCTTCGTCTTCTTCGGCCTTGGCTCGGCCCTCAAGTGGCCGTCGGCGCTGCCCAGCATCCTGCAGATCTCGCTGGCCTTCGGCCTGGCCATAGGCAccctggcccaggccctgggACCCGTGAGCGGAGGCCACATCAACCCTGCCATCACCCTGGCCCTCCTAGTGGGCAACCAGATCTCCCTGCTCCGGGCTGTCTTCTATGTGGTGGCCCAGCTGGTGGGTGCCATTGCCGGGGCCGGCATCCTCTATGGGCTGGCACCGATCAATGCCCGTGGCAATCTGGCCATCAACGCG CTCAACAACAACACAACACAGGGTCAAGCTATGGTGGTGGAGCTGATTCTGACTTTCCAGCTGGCGCTCTGCGTCTTCTCCTCCACGGACTCCCGCCGCACCAGTCCTGTGGGTTCTCCAGCCCTGTCCATCGGCCTGTCTGTCACACTGGGCCACCTCGTGGGG aTCTACTTCACTGGCTGCTCCATGAACCCAGCCCGCTCTTTCGGCCCCGCAGTGGTCATGAAGCGCTTCAGCCCCGCTCACTGG gttTTCTGGGTAGGGCCCATTGTGGGGGCCATCCTGGCTGCCATCCTCTACTTCTACCTGCTCTTCCCCAACTCCCTGAGCCTGAGCGAGCGCGTGGCCGTCGTCAAGGGCACGTATGAGCCTGAGGAGGACTGGGAGGAACAGCGAGAGGAGCGAAAGAAGACCATGGAGCTGACCGCCCGCTGA